In Deltaproteobacteria bacterium, the sequence CGGGGACCGGCAGGATGCGGTCCGGATGATGGCCTCCTGCGGTGCGGCGCTCGAGAGCGGCAGCTCCGTCATGATCTTTCCGGAGGGAACCCGGTCGCTCGACGGCGAGCTGCGCGAGTTCAAGCACGGCGCCTTCACCCTGGCGCTCGGGCACGGCGTGCCGATCCTGCCGATCGTGCTCGACGGTACGCTCGACGCGCTTCCGAAGCACGGCGTCACGCTGCAGAACTCCGCCGACATCGTCATCCAGGTGCTCGATCCCATTGCGGTCGGCGGTTTCGACGACGTCGGCGCGCTCCGCGATCACGTACGGTCCGTCATGGCGGAAGCGCTGCATCGGATCCGCGCGCGGCGCCGCGGCGAGGTGGGGACGCCGTCGCGGCCGGCGCCCCGCGCGGCGCGCTCCGCCTGAGGCGCGCCCGCTACGCGTAGCGATGCGGCGGCCGGCGTGCGGCGCTACGACCGGCGGCATGCCGCATCGTCGATCGCACTCCATCAAGACGTGGCCGGCCTACGAGCGACCGCGCGAGAAGATGCTCGACGCCGGCCCCGAGCGCCTGTCGGACGCGGAGCTCCTCGCCGTGGTCTTTCCAACCGCGGCACGCGGGGCGCCGAACGCCGTCGATCAAGCGCGCGTCTGGCTGGAGCGCCTCGGCTCGCTCCGCGGGCTCGTCGACGCGCCGGTGCGCGCGCTCCGCGCCACGCCCGGGATCGGCGCCGCGCGCGCCGCCACGGTGCAGGCCCTCGGCGAGCTCGCGCGCCGCTACGGGCAGCAACGGCTCGCCCGCGGGACGCCGCTTCGCACGAGCGCCGAGGTCTACCGGCATTGCGGCGAGCGCCTGGCGGCGCTTCGCAAGGAACAGTTCCACGTCATCCTGCTCGACGGCAAGAACCGCCCCCTCAAGGACGTGCGCGTCTCGGAGGGCACGCTCACGGCGTCGCTCGTCCACCCCCGCGAGGTGTTCGTCCCGGTGATCGAGGAGAGCGCGGCCGCCGTTATCCTCGTCCACAACCACCCGAGCGGCGATCCGACGCCGAGCGCGGAGGACATCGCGATCACGCGGCGGCTGCGGGAGGTGGGCGAGCTCATGGGCGTGCAGGTGCTCGACCACGTCATCATCGGGCACGGGCGCTACGTCAGCTTCTCCGACGAGGGGCTCTGAAGAAGGGACGAGGAGTCGTCGCTGGCGGCGGGCGGCGGCGTGCTTCGCGCGGCCAGGCGGACGGACGCTCCGCCCTAGAAGGGGATGTCGTCGTCGTCGGTGGCGGGCGCGCCGCCTCCGCCGCCGCCCATGCCCGCCGCCGGCTCCTCGGGGAATCCCGGGTCGCCGCCGGTGCCGCGACCGCCGCCGCCGCCGAGGAAGCGCACGTTCTGCGCGATGATCTCGGTGATGTAGCGCTTGTTGCCGTCCTTGTCGTCGTAGGTGCGGGTGCGGATCTCGCCCTCGACGAACACCTGGCGGCCCTTGCTCAGGAACTTGCCGCAGTTCTCGCCCTGCTTCCCCCAGACGATGACGTTGTGCCACTCGGTACGCTCCTGGCGCGTACCCTCGTTGTCGTTCCAGCTCGTGGTGGTCGCGAGCGGGAACTTGCAGACGGCGCGGCCGGTGCCGGTGAAGCGGATCTCGGGATCCTTGCCGAGATTGCCGACCAGGATGGCTTTGTTGACCGACATGTGACCTCCGGGGGGCGTGGAACTCGTTGACTGCCGCGACGCTTAACAGCGGCCTCCACGACCGTCAACGACGACGAGTAGCGGCTGCGTTCTGGCGCCGGCGCCGCCTTTGTGGGAGGCTCGCCGAGTGATGGGCGTGGTCGGCGGAGGGTGGCAATGAACGACGACGTATTGCGGATCGTCCCCCTCGGTGGTCTCGGCGAGATCGGCCTCAACATGATGCTGATCGAGTACGGCGAGAGCGCCGTTGCGGTCGACTGCGGCGTCATGTTTCCCGAGCCGTCGATGCTCGGCATCGACCTCGTCATCCCCGACCTCACGTACCTCCGCGAGCGGCCCGACCGCCTGAAGGCCATCCTCTGCACGCACGGGCACGAGGACCACGTCGGCGCGCTCCCGTTCGTGACGCGCGAGCTGCCGGTGCCGACCTACGCGACGCCCTTCGCGCACGCGCTCGTCGCGCAGAAGCTCGAGGAGCACGCGCTCGCGTCGCCGCTCGAGCGCTTCAAGGCGGGCGACACGTGGCGCGTCGGCCCCTTCGAGATCGAGGCGATCCACATCACCCACAGCATCGTCGACGCCGTGGGGCTCGCGATCCGGACGCCGCTCGGCACGATCGTCCATACCGGCGACTTCAAGTTCGACCAGACGCCGCTCGACGGTCTGCCGTCGGACCTGCGCCGCTTCGCGGCGCTCGGCGACGCCGGGGTGCTGGCGTTGCTCTCCGACTCGACCAACGTCGACCGTCCGGGCGTGACGCCTTCGGAGCGCAGCCTGACGGCGCGGTTCGAGGCCACCTTCCAGCGCGCGCGCGGACGCGTGCTCGTGGCGACGTTCGCGTCGCACCTGCACCGCATCCAGCAGGTGCTCGACGTCTCGGCGAAGACCGGGCGGCGGGTCGCCGTCCTCGGCCGCGGCATGGTGCAGAACGTCCAGACCGGTCAGGAGCTCGGCTACCTGCGCGTGCCGTCCGGGCTGATCGTCGATCTCGCGGAGGCGCGCGGCCTGCCGCCCGATCGGGTGACGCTGCTCTCGACCGGGAGCCAGGGCGAGCCGCTCTCGGCGCTCGCGCGGATCGCGATGGACGACCACAAGCAGGTGAAGATCGAGGCCGGCGACACCGTGATCATGTCGTCGCGCATCATCCCGGGAAACGAGAAGCCGATCGGCGACGTCATCAACCACCTGTGCCGTCGCGGCGCCGAGGTGCTGCACGAGCCGCTCGCGGGTCTGCACGTGTCCGGACACGCGAGCCAGTCGGAGCTCCGGCTCATGCTCCAGCTGACGCGTCCCCGCTATTTCGTGCCGGTGCACGGCGAGTACCGCCATCTCGTCCGCCATACCGCGCTCGCCGCCGAGATGGGGGTCGCGCCGTCCGAGTGCTTCCTGCTCGAGGACGGTGACGTCCTCGAGATCGACGCCGCGGGCGCGCGCCGCGCCGAGCCGGTGGCGTCGGGGCGCGTCTTCGTCGACGGCAAAGGCGTCGGCGACGTCGGCGACGTCGTGTTGCGCGATCGTCGGCACCTCTCCGACGGCGGCCTCGTGCTCGCCATCCTCGCCGTGAACCAGCACACCGGCGAGATCATCTCGGGCCCCGACCTCATCTCGCGCGGCTTCGTCTTCGAGGACGACAGCCAGCCGTATTTCGAGCGCGCCAAGGAAGCGGTCCTCGAGGCGCTGGCGGCGCTCGCCCCGGAGTCGCGCACGGTGCCCGCCGAGGTGAAGGAAGAGATGCGGAAGACCCTGCGGCGCTACTTCAAGAAGACGCTCGAGCGGCGGCCCGTGATCCTCCCGGTCGTGATGGAGCTCTGAGCCGCGAGGGCGCCGATGCGCGGCCGGTCCGCGGACGTTCGGGACTTGCGCCTACCGGGCCGTCCGTGACAAGTCTCAAGCGGTCCGTCGCTGGGGGTGGTGGTGGCTGGAAAAGCGGCACGCGTAGCCAAGGGTGGGGTACGGGAGAAGGTCGAGCAGGCGACCGGAACGCTCCGGCGTGAGGTCGAGGCGCTCTTCGCGATCGCCGGAGCCTGCTATCTCGGGCTGAGCTTCCTGAGCTACACGCCCGGTCGGGCGGCAGGGAACGTCGGTGGCCCGGTCGGGCACCTGCTCTCCGATCTCTTCGTCCAGGCATTCGGCCTCGCCGCGTTCCTGATCCCGGCGAGCATCGTCATCGTCGCCATCGTGGTGCTGCGGGGCGGGTCGCTCGCGCTCTCGGTCGTACGCGGGGCGGTGCTGACGGCGGAGCTGCTGCTCGCCGCTACGACCCTCGCCCTGGTGCGCGGCCCGGGCCGCGAGGCGGCGGCGGGCGGTTGGGTCGGTGGTTTCCTCGCGAGCGTGCTGGCCGGGCTCTTCAACTCGCTCGGCGCGTTCCTGATCGTCGCGACCGGTCTCGTCCTCACGACCATGGTCGTGACGGGCGGCTCGCTCGTCGGCGGCATGACCGCCGTGGCGCGTCGCGCGACCGCCACGCGCGGCGCGATCGCCGGTGCGTTCGCGCGCTG encodes:
- a CDS encoding 1-acyl-sn-glycerol-3-phosphate acyltransferase, with the protein product MDRTAKTLASFGLWAVILLTCPPLFVIAFAIWLVTAPFDRRLRVLHLYSCAWASLYTYVFPYWTTTVRDRERLRDDRAYVIVSNHQSLLDILVLFRLYRHFKWVSKEEIFRVPFIGWNMTLNRYIRIRRGDRQDAVRMMASCGAALESGSSVMIFPEGTRSLDGELREFKHGAFTLALGHGVPILPIVLDGTLDALPKHGVTLQNSADIVIQVLDPIAVGGFDDVGALRDHVRSVMAEALHRIRARRRGEVGTPSRPAPRAARSA
- the radC gene encoding DNA repair protein RadC — translated: MPHRRSHSIKTWPAYERPREKMLDAGPERLSDAELLAVVFPTAARGAPNAVDQARVWLERLGSLRGLVDAPVRALRATPGIGAARAATVQALGELARRYGQQRLARGTPLRTSAEVYRHCGERLAALRKEQFHVILLDGKNRPLKDVRVSEGTLTASLVHPREVFVPVIEESAAAVILVHNHPSGDPTPSAEDIAITRRLREVGELMGVQVLDHVIIGHGRYVSFSDEGL
- a CDS encoding single-stranded DNA-binding protein, producing the protein MSVNKAILVGNLGKDPEIRFTGTGRAVCKFPLATTTSWNDNEGTRQERTEWHNVIVWGKQGENCGKFLSKGRQVFVEGEIRTRTYDDKDGNKRYITEIIAQNVRFLGGGGGRGTGGDPGFPEEPAAGMGGGGGGAPATDDDDIPF
- a CDS encoding ribonuclease J produces the protein MNDDVLRIVPLGGLGEIGLNMMLIEYGESAVAVDCGVMFPEPSMLGIDLVIPDLTYLRERPDRLKAILCTHGHEDHVGALPFVTRELPVPTYATPFAHALVAQKLEEHALASPLERFKAGDTWRVGPFEIEAIHITHSIVDAVGLAIRTPLGTIVHTGDFKFDQTPLDGLPSDLRRFAALGDAGVLALLSDSTNVDRPGVTPSERSLTARFEATFQRARGRVLVATFASHLHRIQQVLDVSAKTGRRVAVLGRGMVQNVQTGQELGYLRVPSGLIVDLAEARGLPPDRVTLLSTGSQGEPLSALARIAMDDHKQVKIEAGDTVIMSSRIIPGNEKPIGDVINHLCRRGAEVLHEPLAGLHVSGHASQSELRLMLQLTRPRYFVPVHGEYRHLVRHTALAAEMGVAPSECFLLEDGDVLEIDAAGARRAEPVASGRVFVDGKGVGDVGDVVLRDRRHLSDGGLVLAILAVNQHTGEIISGPDLISRGFVFEDDSQPYFERAKEAVLEALAALAPESRTVPAEVKEEMRKTLRRYFKKTLERRPVILPVVMEL